In the Kaistella sp. 97-N-M2 genome, one interval contains:
- the pgl gene encoding 6-phosphogluconolactonase, whose protein sequence is MDNLRIFTDVDALMTALADYICDVADNSIRERGRFNFVLSGGGSPKRLYELLASEDYKNRIDWDKTYFFFGDERFVPENDAQRNSVMAEDALFKPLKIKAAQIFEVDTSGSPEEAAQKYAETIAAHFQDQPVEFDFNLLGLGDNSHTASLFPHTSILKESEATVKAVYVEEVDMYRITMTAPLINQSKHITFLVFGKGKAEAVFRVLEDKSGTANEYPARLITTDEKKVTWFLEEAAASDLKR, encoded by the coding sequence ATGGATAATTTGAGGATTTTTACGGATGTGGATGCTTTGATGACCGCTTTAGCGGATTATATTTGCGATGTGGCGGATAACTCGATCCGGGAGCGCGGACGGTTTAATTTCGTGCTGTCGGGCGGCGGCTCGCCCAAAAGACTGTATGAATTACTGGCTTCTGAAGATTACAAAAACAGGATCGACTGGGATAAAACCTATTTTTTCTTTGGCGACGAAAGGTTTGTGCCGGAAAATGATGCGCAGCGGAATTCCGTGATGGCCGAAGACGCCCTGTTTAAACCATTAAAAATTAAAGCAGCACAAATCTTCGAAGTGGATACTTCCGGTTCTCCCGAAGAAGCGGCGCAGAAGTATGCCGAAACTATCGCGGCGCACTTTCAGGATCAACCTGTGGAATTTGATTTTAATCTTCTGGGACTTGGCGACAATTCGCACACAGCCTCATTGTTTCCCCATACGTCCATCTTAAAGGAAAGCGAAGCCACGGTGAAAGCGGTTTACGTGGAAGAAGTTGATATGTACCGCATTACCATGACGGCGCCTTTAATTAACCAGTCAAAACATATTACGTTCCTGGTTTTTGGTAAAGGCAAAGCCGAAGCAGTTTTTCGTGTTTTAGAAGATAAATCCGGCACTGCAAATGAATATCCTGCGCGTTTGATTACGACAGACGAGAAAAAAGTGACGTGGTTTCTGGAAGAAGCAGCGGCTTCTGACCTAAAGAGATAG
- the pckA gene encoding phosphoenolpyruvate carboxykinase (ATP) yields MKNIKIIQQLHDLGITGYQEVVYNPSYEELFKAEMSDKNKGFEKGMLTESGAVSVKTGIFTGRSPKDRFIVKDDVSADTIHWDGKVNLPTTADIFDNCKNLVLKQLSSSEKLYVVDAFCGTNPDIRLKVRFIMEVAWQAHFVTNMFIRPSNYELENFGEPDFMVMNGSKATNPNWKEQGLNSENFVMFNLTQRIQIIGGTWYGGEMKKGMFAIMNYYLPLKGMASMHCSANVGEEGDVALFFGLSGTGKTTLSADPKRYLIGDDEHGWDNNGVFNFEGGCYAKVIDLSEEKEPDIFKAIRRDSLLENVVVNENGKADYTDNSITENTRVSYPIYHISKIVLPSKAGHAKKIVYLSADAFGVLPPVSLLNEDQAQYHFLCGYTSKLAGTERGITKPEPSFSPAFGEAFLTLHPTMYSKTLIGKMKEHGAKAYLVNTGWNGTGKRISLKDTRAIIDAIIDGSIDAAEKTTIPIMNLEIPTALPNVSEGILDPRATYADASEWEEKAKDLAARYIKNFEQYCNNDEAKKLVAAGPQL; encoded by the coding sequence ATGAAGAATATCAAAATTATTCAGCAATTACATGATTTAGGAATTACGGGTTACCAGGAAGTGGTTTACAATCCATCTTATGAAGAACTCTTTAAGGCGGAAATGTCCGACAAAAACAAAGGTTTCGAAAAAGGAATGCTTACCGAGTCAGGTGCTGTTTCTGTAAAAACAGGCATTTTTACCGGCCGTTCGCCAAAAGACAGATTCATCGTAAAAGATGATGTAAGCGCAGATACCATTCACTGGGACGGAAAAGTAAATTTACCAACCACTGCTGATATTTTTGATAACTGCAAAAATTTAGTTTTAAAACAGCTGTCTTCCTCGGAGAAATTATATGTTGTTGATGCATTTTGTGGTACCAATCCGGATATCCGACTTAAAGTAAGATTTATTATGGAAGTGGCGTGGCAGGCGCATTTCGTTACAAACATGTTTATCCGTCCGTCCAATTATGAACTCGAAAACTTTGGCGAGCCGGATTTTATGGTCATGAACGGTTCCAAAGCAACCAATCCAAACTGGAAAGAGCAGGGTTTAAATTCCGAGAATTTTGTTATGTTCAACCTCACGCAGCGAATCCAAATCATCGGTGGAACGTGGTACGGTGGGGAAATGAAGAAAGGCATGTTCGCCATAATGAATTATTATCTTCCTTTGAAAGGTATGGCCTCCATGCACTGTTCTGCCAACGTGGGCGAAGAAGGCGATGTTGCGTTGTTTTTCGGGCTGTCCGGAACAGGGAAAACCACACTTTCTGCAGATCCAAAAAGATATTTAATAGGTGACGATGAGCACGGTTGGGACAACAATGGTGTGTTTAATTTTGAAGGCGGCTGTTACGCAAAAGTTATCGACCTTTCCGAAGAAAAAGAACCCGACATTTTTAAAGCCATCCGCCGGGATTCTTTATTGGAAAACGTAGTGGTGAACGAAAACGGAAAAGCAGATTACACCGATAATTCCATCACCGAAAATACACGTGTTTCTTATCCAATTTACCACATCAGCAAAATTGTTTTGCCTTCAAAAGCGGGACATGCGAAAAAAATAGTTTATTTATCTGCCGACGCCTTCGGTGTTTTGCCGCCGGTTTCACTTTTAAATGAAGATCAGGCGCAATATCATTTCCTGTGTGGCTATACCTCAAAATTAGCCGGAACTGAAAGAGGAATTACAAAACCCGAACCTTCGTTCTCTCCGGCCTTCGGTGAAGCCTTCTTAACGCTGCACCCAACAATGTATTCGAAAACGCTTATTGGGAAGATGAAAGAGCACGGTGCGAAAGCCTATCTCGTTAACACGGGCTGGAATGGCACCGGAAAAAGAATTTCCTTGAAGGATACGCGCGCAATTATTGATGCGATTATCGATGGCTCTATTGATGCTGCCGAAAAGACGACCATTCCTATTATGAACCTGGAAATTCCAACGGCTCTGCCAAATGTTTCGGAAGGTATTTTAGATCCGCGAGCAACGTATGCCGACGCTTCGGAATGGGAAGAAAAAGCCAAAGATCTGGCTGCGCGCTACATCAAAAACTTCGAGCAGTATTGCAACAACGACGAGGCCAAGAAATTGGTGGCTGCCGGTCCGCAACTTTAA
- a CDS encoding GYDIA family GHMP kinase: MKGKIFSPGKLLLTSEYVVLDGALALAIPTKWGQEFFFEEIMDGQSRVHWTALHEGQTWLNAEIDYEKGSLISANLPEAATFILKVLMRVKERSEVRFKNNSSYSITTNLQFPANFGLGSSSTLMTNIAEWAGIDAFDLNEACLGGSGYDIAVAKEKSALLYRNLKTDRNVQTVKFDPSFKDDLIFVHLNQKQNSREGIALYRSREKSSDLIAEFSALTVEIFETDNLEDFSRLMTLHEKKLSSFLKIETVKEKYFENCPVFVKSLGAWGGDFVLSRKFPGFEAYFRGKGFLTLFAWDDLISS; this comes from the coding sequence ATGAAGGGTAAAATTTTTTCCCCCGGAAAATTGTTGCTCACCTCCGAATATGTCGTTCTCGACGGCGCTTTAGCTCTTGCAATTCCCACCAAATGGGGGCAGGAGTTTTTTTTTGAAGAAATTATGGACGGGCAGTCTCGTGTCCACTGGACCGCGCTTCACGAAGGTCAAACTTGGTTAAATGCGGAGATCGATTATGAAAAAGGAAGCCTTATATCTGCCAATCTTCCCGAAGCTGCGACTTTTATTTTAAAGGTTTTGATGAGGGTAAAAGAACGTTCGGAAGTCCGGTTCAAAAATAATTCTTCTTATTCCATCACGACCAATCTACAGTTTCCCGCCAATTTCGGTCTTGGAAGCAGCTCGACTTTAATGACGAATATTGCAGAGTGGGCCGGTATTGATGCGTTCGACCTGAACGAAGCCTGTTTAGGCGGAAGCGGTTACGATATTGCCGTGGCAAAAGAGAAATCGGCTCTGCTTTACCGAAATTTAAAAACGGATAGAAACGTGCAAACCGTTAAGTTTGATCCTTCTTTTAAAGATGACCTTATTTTTGTCCATCTCAATCAAAAGCAAAACAGCCGTGAAGGCATCGCTCTTTACAGAAGCCGGGAGAAATCGTCGGACCTCATCGCAGAATTTTCTGCCCTTACAGTAGAGATCTTCGAAACCGATAATTTAGAAGATTTTTCGCGTTTGATGACGCTTCACGAAAAGAAATTAAGTTCGTTTCTGAAAATCGAAACGGTGAAAGAAAAATATTTCGAAAACTGCCCGGTTTTCGTTAAAAGTCTCGGCGCTTGGGGCGGCGATTTTGTGCTGAGCAGAAAATTTCCCGGTTTTGAGGCGTATTTTCGGGGCAAAGGTTTTTTAACACTTTTTGCCTGGGACGACCTAATTTCCTCATAA
- the fabD gene encoding ACP S-malonyltransferase, whose protein sequence is MKALVFPGQGSQFVGMGEELYNSRKDIKDLMQFANEVLGFDILSLMFKGTDEDLKKTEVTQPSIFIHSVAVLKTLNGQGAEMVAGHSLGEFSALVANGVLSFDDGLKLVSARANAMQEACDANPSSMAAILGLADEKVEEICSQIDGIVVPANYNCPGQLVISGETSAVEMACEKMKEAGAKRALMLPVNGAFHSPLMQPAQEKLAAAIENTKFRNATIPVYQNITTTGVSDPEEIKKNLIKQLTGPVKWIQSVQNMIKDGATHFVEVGPGKTLQGLIKKINAEVMVSSAN, encoded by the coding sequence ATGAAAGCACTTGTATTTCCTGGGCAGGGTTCGCAGTTTGTCGGCATGGGAGAAGAGTTGTACAACTCCCGCAAAGACATTAAAGACCTTATGCAGTTTGCTAATGAAGTTCTGGGTTTCGACATCCTTTCTCTTATGTTTAAAGGTACTGATGAGGATTTAAAGAAAACCGAAGTTACGCAGCCTTCTATATTTATCCACTCCGTTGCAGTACTGAAAACCCTCAATGGGCAGGGCGCAGAAATGGTCGCGGGACATTCTCTTGGCGAGTTTTCTGCCTTGGTGGCCAATGGCGTTCTTTCTTTTGATGACGGCTTAAAATTGGTTTCAGCGCGTGCAAATGCCATGCAGGAGGCGTGTGACGCCAATCCAAGTTCCATGGCTGCTATTTTAGGACTTGCCGACGAAAAGGTGGAAGAAATTTGTTCTCAGATCGACGGAATTGTTGTTCCTGCCAATTACAACTGTCCCGGACAACTTGTTATTTCGGGCGAAACATCAGCTGTAGAAATGGCCTGCGAAAAAATGAAAGAAGCCGGCGCAAAAAGAGCTTTAATGCTTCCTGTAAACGGAGCCTTTCATTCCCCGTTGATGCAGCCTGCACAGGAAAAGCTGGCCGCTGCCATCGAAAATACAAAGTTCCGCAATGCCACTATTCCCGTTTATCAAAATATAACCACAACAGGAGTTTCCGATCCGGAAGAGATCAAGAAAAATTTGATCAAACAGCTAACCGGACCCGTAAAATGGATACAATCTGTCCAAAACATGATCAAAGACGGTGCAACACATTTCGTCGAAGTCGGACCCGGAAAAACATTACAGGGTTTGATTAAAAAAATCAACGCCGAGGTTATGGTCTCATCTGCAAATTAA
- a CDS encoding LysM peptidoglycan-binding domain-containing protein encodes MIKKLFIISSLIAFSGIYAQKTHTVVKGDNPYNISKKYGMSMDELYRLNPRTKDGKLAIGDVLVINTTSKASTSKTVATPGKNAASTQVGKIVLQPKQTIYGLTKQYQISETELRRLNPDLDSHMKIGDEVVLPLENLNKYGSSQVASATVNEVKTDAVETEVAQSTAVKTAVDPDSYEIQPKDNYYKLSRKFNISQAELFAMNPGLEAKGLQPGETIKIKGPTTAAVSATEPQAIPTSSTDAANTYTSTAVADDYVTYTVQSGDTVFGILNKFGIDLDQLLTLNPSLSAGLKSGMVLKIKKLDAAYVKKSGDALNVVMMLPFGFDTNDSKYRSMSLDFLSGAKLAIERNVKKGQKLDIKVIDAGNEGSFKNSLTQINADNTDLIIGPFFKSSVLQVLDYVKGNKIPVVAPFANTPDLLNFENLILIETNESVYAERIAKEVKDVYSDQKIYIVADADQTKANILKTKLEKDLKNPVVVLVKSPADIQLDQNMMTGQSAPVIAILANDNDSVGEAFGNKMIALSKEVANVKAFSMYYSPIFEKKVDELSQANLVYLMDRKINTEGDFEKEILAEYKTKYCKTPSKYSVIGFDVVNDMLSRENKKGEIFKQMNKVQTQLATKFEFEKTKNGAYVNTGYRVVRLVPN; translated from the coding sequence ATGATCAAAAAACTTTTCATAATATCCAGTTTAATCGCGTTCTCGGGCATATACGCACAAAAAACGCATACCGTAGTGAAGGGTGATAATCCTTACAATATTTCGAAGAAATATGGGATGAGCATGGACGAATTGTACCGCCTTAATCCCCGAACAAAAGACGGAAAACTGGCAATCGGAGATGTTTTGGTTATTAATACAACGTCCAAAGCCTCAACTTCAAAAACCGTAGCAACTCCCGGAAAAAATGCCGCTTCTACGCAAGTGGGAAAAATTGTTTTGCAGCCGAAACAAACGATTTATGGCCTCACCAAACAATATCAGATTTCCGAAACAGAGTTGCGCCGCTTAAACCCGGATTTGGATTCGCACATGAAAATTGGCGATGAAGTGGTTTTACCCTTAGAAAATCTAAATAAATATGGCAGTTCGCAGGTTGCATCAGCAACAGTGAATGAAGTAAAAACAGACGCTGTGGAAACCGAAGTTGCCCAGTCGACCGCGGTTAAAACTGCCGTTGATCCTGATTCTTACGAAATTCAACCTAAAGATAATTATTACAAATTAAGCCGAAAGTTCAATATCTCCCAAGCTGAGCTTTTTGCCATGAATCCTGGTTTGGAAGCCAAAGGATTACAGCCGGGTGAAACGATAAAAATAAAAGGACCCACAACTGCCGCTGTTTCTGCTACTGAACCGCAAGCAATACCAACTTCCTCGACAGACGCCGCGAATACCTATACTTCAACTGCGGTTGCTGATGATTATGTAACGTACACGGTGCAAAGTGGTGATACCGTTTTTGGGATTTTAAATAAGTTTGGTATCGATCTGGACCAACTTCTTACGCTTAATCCCAGTCTTTCCGCAGGATTAAAATCCGGCATGGTTTTAAAAATTAAAAAACTGGATGCAGCTTATGTGAAAAAATCCGGCGATGCGCTGAATGTAGTCATGATGTTACCTTTTGGTTTTGATACGAACGATTCGAAATATAGAAGCATGTCGCTCGACTTTCTTTCCGGTGCAAAGCTAGCCATCGAAAGAAACGTGAAAAAAGGTCAAAAACTCGACATAAAAGTGATTGATGCGGGTAATGAAGGCAGTTTTAAAAACTCTTTAACGCAGATTAATGCAGATAATACCGATCTTATTATCGGCCCCTTCTTCAAATCAAGTGTTTTGCAGGTGCTCGATTATGTAAAAGGTAATAAAATTCCGGTGGTAGCTCCATTTGCAAACACGCCGGATTTGCTGAACTTTGAGAATCTCATCCTTATCGAAACCAACGAATCGGTTTACGCCGAACGCATCGCAAAGGAAGTGAAAGATGTCTATTCCGATCAAAAAATCTATATCGTCGCGGATGCTGATCAAACAAAAGCCAACATTTTAAAAACAAAGCTGGAAAAAGACCTTAAAAATCCTGTCGTAGTTTTAGTGAAGTCACCGGCGGATATTCAGTTAGACCAAAATATGATGACGGGCCAAAGTGCGCCTGTAATCGCCATTTTAGCTAATGATAACGATTCGGTTGGCGAGGCTTTTGGAAATAAAATGATCGCTTTATCGAAAGAAGTTGCCAATGTAAAAGCTTTTAGCATGTATTATTCGCCTATTTTCGAGAAGAAAGTAGATGAACTGAGCCAGGCCAATCTGGTTTATTTAATGGACAGAAAAATTAATACGGAGGGCGACTTCGAAAAGGAAATTCTGGCAGAATATAAAACCAAATATTGTAAAACACCTTCAAAATATTCCGTAATTGGGTTTGATGTGGTAAACGATATGCTCAGTCGCGAAAATAAAAAAGGCGAGATCTTCAAACAGATGAACAAAGTGCAAACGCAGTTAGCCACCAAATTCGAATTTGAAAAAACAAAGAACGGCGCATACGTTAATACGGGTTACAGAGTCGTGCGGTTAGTGCCGAACTAA